The Budorcas taxicolor isolate Tak-1 chromosome 18, Takin1.1, whole genome shotgun sequence genome window below encodes:
- the LOC128062803 gene encoding elongation factor 1-alpha 1-like — translation MGKKKTHINIVVIGHVDSGKSTTTGHLIYKCGGIDKRTIEKFKKEAAEMGKGSFKYAWVLDKLKAERERGITIDISLWKFETSKYYVTIIDAPGHGDFIKNMITGTSQADCAVLIVAAGVGEFEAGISKNGQTHEHALLAYTLGVKQLIVGVNKMDSTEPPYSQKRYEEIVKEVSTYIKKIGYNPDTVAFVPISGWNGDNMLEPSANMPWFEGWKVTHKDGNASGTTLLEALDCILPPTHPTDKPLRLPLQDVYKIGGIGTVPVGRVETGVLKPGMVVTFAPVNVTTEVKSVEMHHKALSEALPGDNVGFNVKNVSVKDVRRGNVAGDSKNDPPMEAAGFTAQVIVLNHPGQISAGYAPVPDCHTAHIACKFAELKGKIDRRSGKKLEDGPKFLKSGDAAIVDMVPGKPMCVESFSDYPPLGRFAVRDMRQTVAVGVIKAVDKKAAGAGKVTKSAQKAQKAKRILSPIPATPVLISGGRTVSELFVSIGHLSLIVKDWLMITMHRKTFRRKGECFCGPYVLCVAV, via the coding sequence ATGGGAAAGAAGAAGACCCACATCAACATCGTTGTCATTGGGCACGTAGATTCAGGGAAGTCTACCACGACCGGCCATCTGATCTACAAATGTGGTGGGATCGACAAGAGAACAATTGAAAAGTTCAAGAAGGAGGCTGCCGAGATGGGAAAGGGCTCCTTCAAATATGCCTGGGTCTTGGACAAACTGAAAGCTGAACGTGAACGTGGTATTACCATTGATATCTCCCTGTGGAAATTTGAGACCAGCAAGTACTATGTTACCATCATTGATGCCCCAGGACACGGAGACTTCATCAAAAACATGATTACAGGCACATCCCAGGCTGACTGTGCTGTCCTGATTGTTGCTGCTGGTGTTGGTGAATTTGAAGCCGGTATCTCCAAGAACGGGCAGACCCATGAGCATGCCCTTCTGGCTTACACCCTGGGTGTGAAACAACTAATTGTTGGCGTTAACAAAATGGATTCTACTGAGCCACCCTATAGCCAGAAGAGATACGAGGAAATTGTTAAGGAAGTCAGCACCTACATTAAGAAAATTGGCTACAACCCCGACACAGTAGCATTTGTGCCAATTTCTGGCTGGAATGGTGACAACATGCTGGAGCCAAGTGCTAATATGCCATGGTTCGAGGGATGGAAAGTCACCCATAAGGACGGCAATGCCAGTGGAACCACCCTGCTTGAAGCTCTGGATTGCATCCTGCCACCAACTCACCCAACTGACAAACCCTTGCGTTTGCCTCTCCAGGATGTCTATAAAATTGGTGGTATTGGTACTGTCCCTGTGGGTCGTGTGGAGACTGGTGTTCTCAAACCTGGCATGGTGGTCACCTTTGCTCCAGTCAATGTAACAACTGAGGTGAAGTCTGTAGAAATGCACCATAAAGCACTGAGTGAAGCCCTTCCTGGGGACAATGTGGGCTTCAATGTCAAGAACGTGTCTGTCAAAGATGTCCGTCGTGGCAATGTGGCTGGTGACAGCAAAAATGATCCACCCATGGAAGCAGCTGGCTTCACAGCTCAGGTGATTGTTTTGAACCATCCAGGCCAGATCAGTGCTGGATATGCACCTGTGCCGGACTGTCACACAGCTCACATTGCTTGCAAGTTTGCTGAGCTGAAGGGGAAGATTGATCGTCGTTCTGGGAAAAAGCTGGAAGATGGCCCTAAATTCTTGAAATCTGGTGACGCTGCCATCGTTGATATGGTTCCTGGCAAGCCTATGTGTGTCGAGAGCTTTTCTGATTATCCTCCCCTGGGCCGTTTTGCTGTGCGTGACATGAGACAGACAGTCGCTGTGGGTGTCATCAAAGCAGTGGACAAGAAGGCAGCTGGAGCTGGCAAGGTCACCAAGTCTGCCCAGAAAGCTCAGAAGGCTAAAAGAATATTATCCCCAATACCTGCCACCCCAGTCTTAATCAGTGGTGGAAGAACGGTCTCAGAACTGTTCGTCTCAATTGGCCATTTAAGTTTAATAGTAAAAGACTGGTTAATGATAACAATGCATCGTAAAAccttcagaaggaaaggagaatgttTTTGTGGACCATATGTTTTGTGTGTGGCAGTTTaa